In the Nitrospirales bacterium LBB_01 genome, one interval contains:
- a CDS encoding response regulator translates to MSAVKVLIIDDEKDFATTLSERLVLRGFDASAVFSVTDAMEAAQTIQPDVILQDLTMPGMDGSEVFLKLKTIDPDFEIIIISGQLLPADDIAVLKENAFDYILKPVEIKEIVEKINDAWQKRQKSLKKRDQHNG, encoded by the coding sequence ATGTCTGCCGTGAAAGTGCTTATTATAGATGACGAGAAGGATTTTGCAACGACTCTTTCTGAGCGGCTCGTGCTGCGTGGGTTTGATGCCAGCGCTGTGTTTAGCGTTACGGATGCGATGGAGGCTGCTCAAACTATACAACCAGATGTAATACTTCAGGATTTAACAATGCCTGGAATGGACGGCAGTGAGGTTTTCTTAAAGCTAAAAACAATTGATCCTGACTTTGAGATAATCATTATCTCAGGACAGCTTCTGCCAGCGGATGACATTGCAGTTCTCAAAGAAAACGCTTTTGATTATATCTTAAAACCTGTTGAGATAAAAGAAATCGTGGAAAAAATAAATGATGCTTGGCAGAAGCGTCAAAAATCCTTAAAGAAACGTGACCAACACAATGGATAA
- a CDS encoding response regulator, with the protein MDSIKVFLVDDEKAFVEILAQRLAMRKYVVEVAYNGAEAIERLKSYTPHVIVLDMKMPGMDGLDVFKWIKQHHPAIPVIILTGYSSEKEEKEARKLGVFDFLRKPPEIDVLIKTLKNACKPAQ; encoded by the coding sequence ATGGACAGCATAAAGGTGTTTTTGGTGGACGATGAGAAAGCCTTTGTGGAGATTCTTGCCCAGCGGCTTGCTATGAGAAAATACGTTGTGGAGGTTGCGTATAACGGAGCAGAGGCCATAGAGCGGCTTAAAAGTTATACCCCTCATGTTATAGTTCTTGACATGAAAATGCCCGGCATGGATGGTTTAGACGTGTTTAAGTGGATAAAGCAGCACCATCCTGCAATACCTGTAATCATACTGACCGGCTACAGTTCGGAAAAGGAGGAAAAGGAGGCCAGAAAGCTTGGAGTTTTTGACTTTCTTAGAAAGCCGCCCGAAATAGACGTCCTGATTAAGACCTTAAAAAACGCCTGCAAACCGGCGCAATGA
- a CDS encoding response regulator, whose amino-acid sequence MLKKKSDISVLLVDDERVFLKVMSKRLALKGFKPGTALCGEDAVSMVKEKHFDVIVLDIAMPGIDGIQTLRKIKEEDKDSQVIMMTGYATVERSVEAMKEGAIDFLEKPVDAEVLINKILKAHEASEKRRQEVHMSHTEKLASIGTLAAGVAHELNNPLTIILGMTDLMLEEMTPDSKHYENLKAIERQGTNAKRIVENLLRFARYTEYTEEDININQSLDEVLTIVRKTLAFNNIDIVCEMNKSLPIVRGIPGELQQVFLNIITNAIYEMKGGGNLTIGTKSIEDGQKVEVWIADTGPGIKRKNQERIFDPFFTTKTVGEGTGLGLSVSYGLVAKHGGDITFDTKTKDESLVTGTEFIITLPSIAQINEEDKYAK is encoded by the coding sequence ATGTTAAAAAAGAAAAGCGACATCAGCGTGCTTTTAGTGGATGACGAGAGAGTGTTTCTTAAAGTCATGTCAAAGCGGCTTGCACTGAAAGGTTTTAAGCCCGGCACAGCCTTATGCGGCGAGGATGCGGTCAGTATGGTAAAGGAAAAGCATTTTGACGTAATTGTGCTTGATATTGCAATGCCGGGCATTGACGGCATCCAGACTCTTAGAAAGATAAAAGAGGAGGATAAAGACTCTCAAGTCATAATGATGACAGGCTATGCTACCGTAGAGCGAAGTGTTGAGGCGATGAAAGAGGGCGCCATAGATTTCCTTGAAAAACCGGTAGATGCTGAAGTGCTGATTAACAAAATTTTAAAAGCACACGAGGCAAGTGAAAAAAGAAGGCAGGAGGTACACATGTCCCACACGGAAAAACTTGCTTCTATCGGCACATTGGCCGCAGGTGTCGCTCATGAATTAAATAACCCTTTGACTATCATTTTGGGAATGACCGACCTCATGCTTGAAGAAATGACTCCAGATTCAAAACACTATGAGAACCTCAAGGCGATAGAAAGGCAGGGGACAAACGCAAAAAGGATTGTTGAAAATCTTCTCAGGTTTGCAAGGTACACTGAGTACACTGAGGAGGATATAAACATCAATCAAAGCTTAGATGAGGTGCTGACTATAGTCCGAAAGACGCTTGCGTTTAACAATATTGACATAGTGTGTGAAATGAATAAGTCTCTGCCGATAGTCAGAGGAATCCCTGGGGAGCTGCAGCAGGTATTTCTAAATATCATAACCAATGCCATTTATGAGATGAAAGGCGGCGGTAATCTTACTATCGGCACTAAGAGCATAGAGGATGGGCAAAAGGTGGAGGTGTGGATTGCCGATACTGGACCGGGCATAAAAAGAAAGAATCAGGAACGGATTTTTGATCCTTTCTTTACAACGAAAACCGTTGGTGAAGGCACAGGGCTTGGGCTTTCCGTATCATACGGTTTAGTAGCTAAGCACGGAGGCGACATAACCTTTGACACAAAGACAAAAGACGAATCGCTGGTTACAGGAACTGAATTTATAATAACCTTGCCGTCCATAGCGCAGATAAACGAGGAGGATAAATATGCCAAGTAA
- the rsxC gene encoding electron transport complex subunit RsxC gives MSFTTFPLGGIHPPERKELAAAVSIEAMPNPQRVVIPLSQHIGAPCKASVEVGQEVKVGQVIGNPEGFVSAVVHATISGKVAAFESVLMPIGRMVPAVVIEKPSNRPDDAWQPEEDDKSYLERSPDELKGRIKAAGIVGMGGATFPTHVKISPPKEKPIDAVIINGAECEPYLSADHRVMLETPEPVIEGLKILMTILGVTKGYVGIEANKPDAIAKMIEAAKGSNIEVRTLQIKYPQGAEKMLIKSILNREVPAGGLPMDVSVVVQNVGTAYAVYEACRFGKPLIERVVSVTGGGINKPKNLRVKLGTPVSQLIETCGGLKSTAGKIISGGPMMGFAFYDLNTPVIKGTSGITVLEDKDATGSGKFYNCIRCGRCVDACPMGLMPLMLSLYSEKAHYADAKDYRLFDCFECGCCTYVCPAKRPIVQQIKLAKTQVKP, from the coding sequence TTGAGTTTTACTACATTTCCGCTTGGAGGCATACATCCGCCGGAGCGTAAGGAGTTAGCGGCAGCGGTATCTATTGAGGCAATGCCAAATCCTCAAAGGGTTGTGATACCGCTAAGTCAGCACATAGGGGCGCCGTGCAAGGCCTCTGTTGAGGTTGGTCAGGAGGTTAAGGTTGGGCAGGTGATAGGAAACCCTGAGGGGTTTGTCTCGGCTGTCGTTCATGCCACAATCTCCGGCAAAGTCGCCGCATTTGAGTCCGTGTTAATGCCTATTGGGCGAATGGTTCCCGCTGTTGTCATAGAAAAACCCTCAAATCGCCCTGATGATGCGTGGCAGCCCGAAGAGGACGATAAAAGCTACCTTGAGCGCTCACCTGATGAGCTTAAAGGAAGAATAAAAGCAGCCGGTATCGTTGGGATGGGCGGCGCTACATTTCCAACTCACGTAAAAATCAGTCCACCTAAGGAAAAACCTATTGATGCCGTTATAATTAACGGGGCAGAGTGTGAGCCGTATCTTAGCGCTGATCACAGGGTTATGCTGGAGACACCAGAGCCTGTCATCGAGGGTCTTAAGATTCTTATGACAATTCTTGGCGTAACAAAAGGTTACGTGGGAATAGAAGCAAATAAACCCGATGCCATAGCTAAAATGATTGAAGCGGCAAAGGGCTCTAACATTGAAGTGCGTACACTTCAGATAAAGTACCCGCAGGGCGCTGAAAAAATGCTCATTAAATCCATACTTAATAGAGAGGTACCTGCTGGCGGACTGCCTATGGATGTCAGCGTTGTTGTCCAAAATGTCGGAACCGCTTATGCCGTCTATGAGGCGTGCAGGTTCGGAAAGCCTCTGATTGAGAGAGTTGTTAGTGTTACAGGCGGCGGGATTAATAAACCAAAGAATCTGAGAGTTAAACTTGGTACTCCTGTTTCACAGTTGATAGAAACATGCGGTGGGCTTAAGTCAACTGCAGGAAAGATTATTTCTGGAGGCCCCATGATGGGTTTTGCCTTCTACGACCTTAACACACCGGTAATCAAAGGAACCTCCGGTATTACCGTGCTTGAGGACAAAGACGCAACAGGGAGCGGTAAGTTCTATAACTGTATCCGTTGTGGCAGATGTGTTGATGCCTGCCCAATGGGACTGATGCCTCTGATGTTGAGTTTGTATTCGGAAAAGGCACACTATGCAGATGCTAAAGATTATCGCCTGTTTGACTGTTTTGAGTGCGGCTGCTGTACGTACGTGTGTCCAGCGAAAAGACCGATAGTGCAGCAGATTAAACTCGCCAAAACACAGGTTAAACCCTAA
- a CDS encoding sigma-54-dependent Fis family transcriptional regulator, with the protein MIKTLVIDDEKDICRFLELVLTKEGYEVTTAVSGASAAGLITQTDFNLIVTDLKLPDTSGIEIVKYAKEKLPNAQIIVITGYGTIETAVEAIKSGAYDFLTKPLSLDKVRLTCKHAVETIRLTEEIQSLRRELHSSFENIIGKSQNIVQIFKIIKQTEESDSNVLITGESGTGKELAARAIHYNSKRSGNRFVAVNCGAISKNLIESELFGHVKGAFTGAIREKSGFFESASMGTLFLDEIGETTPDFQVKLLRTLQDGEFYRVGGNTPLNSNVRVIAATNCDIQKAVSDGSFREDLYYRLNVIGIHIPPLRERRDDIPLLAIHFLKKASAKYEHKPELEITSEAMNALLNYDFPGNIRELENFMEYAVAVAKGDKITVNHLPQTFRKMHITQSRTETLKPLKDAMEDYERSLLVNALTATGGNISQAAKLLNIHRQRLQVKIKEHSIDIIPSSRQNG; encoded by the coding sequence ATGATAAAAACCCTCGTAATAGACGATGAAAAAGACATATGCCGTTTTTTAGAATTGGTTTTAACGAAAGAAGGTTATGAGGTTACCACCGCAGTAAGCGGCGCATCAGCAGCCGGACTCATCACTCAGACGGATTTCAATCTTATAGTAACGGATCTAAAATTGCCGGATACAAGTGGCATAGAAATCGTCAAGTATGCTAAGGAAAAGCTCCCCAATGCTCAGATTATAGTCATTACGGGATATGGCACGATAGAGACCGCAGTTGAGGCTATAAAAAGCGGTGCTTACGATTTTTTAACGAAGCCGCTGTCTCTGGATAAGGTCAGACTTACCTGTAAACACGCCGTTGAGACAATTCGGCTAACTGAGGAGATACAGTCGCTGCGCAGAGAGCTTCACAGCTCATTTGAAAACATTATCGGTAAAAGCCAAAACATTGTGCAGATTTTTAAGATAATCAAACAGACTGAAGAAAGTGACAGCAACGTGCTGATTACTGGAGAAAGTGGCACAGGCAAAGAGCTTGCAGCACGGGCGATACACTATAATTCAAAAAGGAGCGGCAATCGTTTCGTTGCCGTCAACTGTGGAGCTATATCAAAGAACTTGATAGAATCGGAATTATTTGGGCATGTAAAAGGCGCTTTTACCGGAGCGATAAGGGAAAAGTCCGGGTTTTTTGAGTCAGCCTCTATGGGAACCCTATTTCTTGATGAGATAGGGGAAACTACGCCGGATTTTCAGGTTAAGCTATTAAGAACGCTTCAGGACGGTGAGTTTTATAGAGTCGGCGGCAATACCCCGCTTAACTCAAACGTAAGAGTGATAGCGGCTACAAACTGTGACATACAAAAAGCGGTCTCTGACGGCTCTTTCAGAGAAGACCTGTACTACAGGCTAAACGTAATCGGAATCCACATTCCTCCGCTTAGAGAAAGGCGGGACGATATTCCGCTTCTTGCCATCCACTTTCTGAAAAAAGCCTCCGCAAAATATGAACATAAACCTGAACTTGAGATAACCTCAGAGGCAATGAACGCTTTGTTAAATTATGATTTTCCGGGTAATATACGAGAGCTTGAAAACTTCATGGAATATGCCGTAGCTGTTGCTAAAGGCGATAAGATTACCGTAAACCATCTGCCCCAGACATTCCGCAAGATGCACATAACCCAAAGCCGCACAGAGACGCTTAAACCGCTAAAAGACGCTATGGAGGACTACGAACGCAGCCTCCTTGTTAATGCCCTCACCGCAACTGGCGGCAATATCTCCCAAGCCGCAAAACTATTAAATATACACAGACAACGGTTGCAAGTAAAAATTAAAGAACACTCTATAGATATTATACCAAGTAGTCGCCAAAATGGTTAG
- a CDS encoding response regulator, producing MPSKLLIVDDEPDMLRLLTMIIKEKTSHEVTSTNNPMEALDIFKCNKFDLLITDLKMPGLDGLDLLKAVRAIDQSIPVIMITAYAASGAADEALINVAFDFIIKPFRKEQVLFSIERALKWAEMEKENKMLRAQVQS from the coding sequence ATGCCAAGTAAACTATTGATTGTTGACGACGAGCCGGATATGCTTAGGCTTCTTACGATGATAATAAAGGAAAAAACGTCTCACGAGGTAACCTCCACAAATAACCCTATGGAGGCTCTTGATATATTTAAATGCAACAAGTTTGACCTTTTAATCACGGATTTGAAAATGCCGGGTCTTGATGGGCTTGATTTACTGAAAGCCGTGCGTGCCATAGACCAGAGTATTCCAGTGATTATGATAACCGCATATGCCGCATCTGGAGCAGCGGATGAGGCGCTTATAAACGTTGCCTTTGATTTCATAATCAAGCCATTTAGAAAGGAACAGGTGTTGTTTTCAATTGAGCGCGCTCTGAAGTGGGCTGAGATGGAAAAAGAAAACAAGATGCTGAGGGCACAGGTGCAGTCTTAA
- a CDS encoding GHKL domain-containing protein: MLKKPGGYLKNLPVFEHFSHSGASGAARYKRMKISITLLMTVISTFFLLIVIVTGRMWLKNVLKEETKSQLSWQLESTKLSMEYFLNVKLSALNFIASEYSYKQLLNEDTLNNCFMNFKKNFGDVMVDLGVIDSFGIMRSYAGPYKLKDYDYSEQDWFYNINVREFYISDVFKGYRKIPHFALAVKKTFPGRNNFWVLRATIDMEKLVQLLSYVSLTENDDVFIINTKGVLQTPSRSHGKELTLYTGKIPFNQHGVILQTDEEPPSSNGILGYTYIKNSPWILIAHVKSKEDTRISKSFLNELLIVFVLCLMIIVAVTLRMAHVMVNWIKDADQKRDIAFLEIEQSSKLASIGRLSAGVAHEINNPMSIISQNAGLMKDMLEMSFDSVDKEQLQTFSGNIRMKEKFITLTNGIMDAVNRCRTITHRLLGFARHLDVSNEPADLNDTVDEVVSFLEKEILFRDIHLVRNFDETLPHILTDKGQLQQVLLNIINNAVDAVSRGGAIELSTGFRDKETVYVSIKDNGPGIPSGQKQHIFEPFFTTKERGKGTGLGLFISYGIMEKIGGKIHVESEEGKWTEFFIELPVKTVDYT; this comes from the coding sequence GTGTTAAAAAAACCCGGAGGTTATCTCAAAAATCTCCCCGTGTTTGAGCACTTTTCCCATTCGGGTGCATCTGGCGCTGCCAGATACAAACGAATGAAAATCTCCATTACGCTCCTTATGACGGTTATTTCCACGTTCTTTCTGCTTATCGTCATCGTGACCGGCCGCATGTGGCTTAAAAACGTTTTAAAGGAGGAAACCAAAAGTCAGCTCTCCTGGCAGCTTGAAAGCACTAAGCTTTCTATGGAATACTTTTTAAATGTGAAGCTCTCCGCTCTTAATTTTATAGCCTCTGAATATTCCTACAAACAGCTCCTAAATGAGGATACGCTTAACAATTGTTTTATGAATTTCAAGAAAAACTTTGGCGATGTTATGGTTGACCTCGGCGTAATTGACTCCTTTGGGATAATGAGGTCATACGCAGGCCCATATAAACTTAAAGACTACGACTACTCAGAGCAGGATTGGTTTTATAATATAAACGTTAGAGAATTCTACATAAGCGATGTATTCAAAGGGTACAGGAAAATCCCGCACTTTGCCCTTGCCGTAAAAAAAACCTTTCCCGGCAGAAATAACTTTTGGGTGCTCAGGGCTACAATAGATATGGAAAAACTCGTGCAGCTTCTATCATACGTAAGCCTTACGGAAAATGACGATGTTTTCATCATTAACACTAAGGGAGTGCTTCAAACCCCCTCCAGATCTCACGGAAAGGAACTGACGCTTTATACCGGTAAAATCCCCTTCAACCAGCATGGGGTGATTCTTCAGACAGATGAAGAACCCCCCAGCTCTAACGGAATCTTAGGTTATACCTATATTAAAAACTCCCCATGGATTTTGATAGCTCATGTAAAGTCTAAAGAGGATACCAGGATTTCAAAGTCTTTTCTGAACGAGCTGCTTATTGTGTTTGTCCTGTGTCTGATGATTATTGTTGCCGTAACCCTTCGTATGGCTCATGTAATGGTCAACTGGATTAAGGATGCCGACCAAAAAAGAGATATTGCATTTTTAGAGATAGAGCAATCCAGCAAACTTGCCTCCATAGGCAGACTTTCTGCAGGGGTTGCTCATGAGATAAACAACCCCATGTCAATCATAAGCCAAAACGCCGGGCTTATGAAAGACATGCTTGAAATGTCCTTTGACTCTGTGGATAAGGAACAACTTCAAACATTTTCCGGCAATATAAGAATGAAGGAGAAATTTATAACCCTCACAAACGGTATAATGGATGCCGTAAACCGATGCCGCACTATAACCCATCGTCTGCTTGGGTTTGCCCGCCATCTTGACGTATCAAATGAGCCTGCCGATCTCAACGATACCGTAGATGAGGTGGTAAGTTTCCTTGAGAAGGAAATCCTTTTCAGAGACATTCATCTTGTCAGAAATTTTGACGAAACCCTGCCCCACATACTTACCGACAAGGGGCAGCTTCAGCAGGTGCTGCTTAACATAATCAACAACGCAGTGGATGCCGTCTCACGCGGCGGCGCAATTGAGTTATCCACGGGCTTTAGGGACAAAGAAACCGTGTATGTTTCCATTAAAGACAACGGCCCAGGGATACCCTCAGGACAGAAACAACACATATTTGAGCCTTTCTTTACAACTAAAGAGCGCGGCAAGGGCACTGGGCTCGGTCTTTTCATATCTTATGGTATAATGGAAAAGATAGGCGGGAAAATTCACGTAGAAAGTGAAGAGGGAAAGTGGACGGAGTTTTTTATAGAACTGCCGGTAAAAACGGTTGATTATACATAA
- a CDS encoding sulfite exporter TauE/SafE family protein has protein sequence MSNFRRVFMFLEAASKAHAKWEYDISLNIIKNRKKMFILLLLLLPIVAVSAINAADVIGGHHAYAPVFYSNTIFFVSIAVGLAAGLITGCIGAGGGFIITPALMAAGVKGILAVGTDMFHIFAKAIMGTTIHKKLGNVSVKLAIAFLVGSAGGTVIGGSINKALYNKSPILSDAFISTIYTLLLGFLGFYAMADYLRSRKGPSSEGGAHDAHGSMASGTPSLPMNIQAIRIPPMIAFDEDYGGKEISWLFIALGGGVVGILAAIMGVGGGFITFPMFVYIFGVSTATTVGTDILQIIFTAGFSSIGQYAINGYVFYSLAMGMLVGSLIGIQIGALTTKVVKGIQIRGFYAISILAGFINRATTLPKKLVELEYIQLGKPIVTGIENVGNIIFWIVIGIFGVWIFSKFFGNMGKLREDA, from the coding sequence ATGAGCAATTTCAGACGTGTCTTCATGTTTTTGGAGGCTGCATCAAAAGCTCATGCGAAATGGGAATATGACATTTCGCTAAACATTATCAAAAACCGTAAGAAGATGTTTATACTGCTGTTGCTGTTGCTTCCAATTGTGGCAGTAAGTGCTATTAATGCGGCTGACGTAATTGGCGGACATCACGCCTATGCGCCGGTGTTTTACTCTAACACCATATTCTTTGTATCCATTGCCGTTGGGCTTGCCGCAGGGTTGATAACCGGCTGCATTGGCGCAGGGGGCGGTTTTATCATTACTCCGGCTCTTATGGCAGCAGGAGTTAAGGGAATTTTGGCTGTCGGAACCGATATGTTTCATATTTTTGCCAAAGCCATAATGGGAACGACAATACACAAAAAACTTGGAAACGTATCGGTTAAATTGGCGATAGCTTTTTTGGTTGGCTCAGCCGGCGGTACAGTCATAGGCGGGAGTATCAATAAAGCTCTATATAATAAAAGCCCAATTCTCAGTGACGCTTTTATAAGCACAATCTATACGCTGCTTCTGGGGTTTCTGGGGTTTTATGCGATGGCTGATTATCTGCGTTCAAGAAAAGGCCCGTCATCAGAAGGTGGAGCGCACGACGCACATGGTTCAATGGCTTCAGGCACGCCCAGTCTGCCTATGAATATACAAGCTATAAGAATTCCTCCAATGATAGCATTTGACGAGGACTACGGCGGAAAGGAAATCTCATGGCTATTTATCGCTCTTGGCGGTGGCGTTGTTGGAATTCTTGCCGCTATTATGGGTGTAGGAGGCGGTTTTATCACATTCCCCATGTTTGTCTATATCTTTGGCGTATCTACGGCAACTACGGTAGGCACCGACATTCTACAGATTATTTTCACAGCCGGATTTTCCTCTATCGGGCAGTACGCTATAAACGGCTACGTGTTTTACTCGCTTGCAATGGGGATGCTTGTAGGCTCACTGATTGGAATTCAAATTGGGGCGCTCACTACAAAAGTGGTTAAAGGAATACAGATAAGAGGTTTCTACGCAATATCCATACTTGCAGGTTTTATTAACAGAGCAACCACGCTGCCTAAGAAACTCGTAGAACTGGAATACATTCAGCTTGGTAAACCCATAGTGACAGGCATTGAAAATGTTGGTAATATTATATTTTGGATTGTTATAGGGATTTTTGGGGTATGGATTTTTAGCAAATTCTTTGGAAATATGGGCAAATTGAGGGAGGATGCATAA
- a CDS encoding RnfABCDGE type electron transport complex subunit D produces MDNNKFIISVSPHVKSEESVSKIMWTVTATLLPAFVMGLYYFGPQALFVTLLCIIGSMLSEYFVQKLAGKEISLKDGSAVLTGLLLGMNMPSSVPFYIPLLSSFVAVAITKQLFGGLGYNVFNPALMGRAFALITWPRSMTTWAEPIANFTGMDAKTTATPLGILKEQGLDKLIEVFGSKMHLYSELFLGHRAGSIGETSVIAILIGVAILLLRGYITLRIPATFLVSVAAGAWAFGGKQGIFTGDPLVHILSGGLMLGAFYMATDYVTCPTTKKGQVLFGAGCGLLTILIRLKAGYPEGVMFAILIMNCFTPLIDRGFRTKVFGAKA; encoded by the coding sequence ATGGACAATAATAAATTCATAATCTCGGTAAGTCCTCATGTTAAGAGTGAGGAGAGCGTCTCTAAAATCATGTGGACGGTGACGGCAACCCTCTTGCCGGCATTTGTGATGGGACTGTATTATTTTGGGCCTCAAGCGCTCTTTGTAACGCTTCTTTGTATAATTGGGTCAATGCTGAGCGAGTATTTTGTACAGAAACTTGCCGGTAAGGAAATATCGTTAAAAGACGGCAGCGCTGTGCTGACAGGTCTTCTTTTGGGTATGAACATGCCCTCAAGTGTGCCGTTTTATATACCGCTTCTGAGTTCCTTTGTAGCGGTTGCGATAACAAAGCAGTTGTTTGGAGGGCTTGGCTACAATGTGTTTAATCCTGCCTTGATGGGGCGCGCCTTTGCCCTCATTACATGGCCTCGGTCAATGACCACATGGGCAGAACCAATTGCTAATTTTACCGGAATGGACGCTAAGACCACTGCCACTCCTCTGGGAATACTGAAAGAGCAGGGACTGGATAAACTCATTGAGGTCTTTGGCAGCAAGATGCACCTCTATTCGGAGCTATTTTTAGGGCACAGGGCTGGTTCTATTGGAGAGACATCGGTGATAGCGATATTAATTGGTGTGGCAATTTTACTGTTACGAGGTTACATCACACTCAGAATACCGGCAACGTTTTTAGTCTCAGTAGCTGCAGGGGCTTGGGCTTTTGGCGGAAAACAGGGAATTTTTACAGGTGACCCATTGGTACATATCCTTAGCGGAGGCCTTATGCTAGGCGCTTTCTATATGGCAACGGACTATGTCACTTGCCCGACTACGAAAAAAGGACAAGTGCTCTTTGGCGCAGGATGCGGTCTTCTTACGATTTTAATCAGGCTTAAGGCTGGGTATCCCGAGGGCGTCATGTTTGCTATTTTAATCATGAACTGTTTCACTCCGCTAATAGACAGGGGTTTTCGTACAAAAGTATTCGGAGCTAAGGCTTAA
- a CDS encoding response regulator: MSVVALFSGTFCNEDVISQKLVKDLNLTYITENEILQQTSESFNVPIKKLVRDLYQAPAVLNEFTHEKQRHIAYIQSILAETLKRDNILYSGFSALLIPQDITHVLRVCLIADIDYRTGQGGQPAVKTITKLDNEINTWTQYLFRKIPWDTSLYDMLIPVDKISTDEIFKLISENLSKKTLQTTDKSKKAVDDFVLASKVNLAIAQKGHDVRTACIDGKIIITIEKNVVRLEKLKKELKEIAVTVSGVNDVDFTFGPHFKTGGYYSRFDFETISKVLVVDDEKDFALTLSKRLSLHEIGSSAVFSGEDALSFLHTEVPDVFVLDLKMPGIDGIEVLKTVIERHPHVKVIMLTGQGTPEDKDNAMRYGAFAYLEKPVEIELLVETMQAAYREIYREKDTHLY, translated from the coding sequence ATGTCCGTTGTGGCTTTATTTAGCGGCACTTTCTGTAACGAAGATGTTATTTCGCAAAAATTAGTCAAAGACTTAAATCTCACTTACATAACTGAAAACGAAATACTGCAGCAGACCTCTGAGAGCTTTAACGTGCCGATAAAAAAACTTGTCAGGGATTTATACCAAGCCCCTGCGGTACTTAATGAGTTCACACATGAAAAACAGCGCCATATTGCATACATTCAAAGCATATTGGCTGAGACCTTAAAACGTGACAACATTCTTTATTCAGGATTTTCAGCTCTCCTTATTCCTCAGGATATAACCCACGTCTTAAGGGTATGCCTTATAGCAGACATAGACTACAGGACAGGGCAGGGTGGTCAGCCGGCTGTTAAAACCATAACAAAGCTTGATAATGAGATTAACACGTGGACTCAGTATCTTTTCAGAAAAATTCCATGGGATACCTCTCTTTACGATATGCTCATTCCAGTAGATAAAATTTCAACAGACGAGATATTTAAACTGATCTCGGAAAATCTCAGCAAAAAAACACTACAGACTACCGACAAATCTAAAAAAGCGGTAGATGATTTTGTGTTGGCTTCAAAAGTTAATCTTGCCATTGCACAAAAAGGGCACGACGTTAGGACTGCTTGTATAGACGGCAAAATAATTATAACCATTGAAAAAAACGTAGTCAGACTTGAGAAGCTTAAAAAAGAGCTGAAAGAAATTGCCGTTACAGTCAGCGGTGTAAACGATGTTGATTTCACATTTGGGCCACACTTTAAAACCGGCGGCTATTACAGCAGATTTGATTTTGAAACGATTTCTAAAGTGCTCGTAGTTGACGATGAAAAGGATTTTGCTCTAACCCTATCCAAACGACTTTCCCTGCATGAGATAGGCTCATCTGCGGTCTTTAGCGGAGAGGATGCGTTGAGTTTCTTACACACTGAGGTGCCGGACGTGTTTGTGCTGGATCTAAAGATGCCAGGTATTGACGGGATAGAAGTGCTAAAGACAGTAATTGAGAGACACCCTCACGTTAAAGTCATCATGCTTACCGGACAGGGTACGCCAGAGGATAAAGACAATGCAATGAGATACGGCGCTTTTGCCTATCTGGAAAAGCCGGTTGAGATAGAGCTGCTTGTGGAAACCATGCAGGCTGCCTACAGGGAAATCTACCGTGAAAAAGATACTCATCTGTACTGA